GGTCATACCGAGACGGGCGTGGCCGAGGGCGGAGCGACGATAGAGTACCGTGAAGAGCGGGTCTGCAGACCTTCGGCCCGCAGCGAAAACGTTCTCGAAATCGCTCGCGCGGGTAAGCTTTTGTGGCCTGCGAAAACGCGCGGGCAAAATCGGCAGCGCGCAGGTCCGCT
Above is a window of Candidatus Binatia bacterium DNA encoding:
- a CDS encoding ribonuclease P protein component produces the protein MPARFRRPQKLTRASDFENVFAAGRRSADPLFTVLYRRSALGHARLGMT